The DNA segment cacattattaccaccagagatatgaatttaattgaaaattcttttctaaatggtgcaacgtacaacaaacgtatcataagtgaataggtaacgaataggtaacagggtaacagggtattaaccgaacattttaaaatttttgatatttttgctgtttccatggttacggcggccattttgaaaattccaacttcaaaatccaactctgcctatgccagttaccattcctgtaaagtttcatccagtttgctgaaaattcttatatttgaaatttttgacctttttgcattgtttccatggtaacaagacctattttggaaattccaactccaaTGTTGCTCctcattactgtgaagtttcatgaagttttgagcattttgagaattttgaaaattttggtgtagtttccatggcaacatagtagttccaatgaccgccaaaatcatccaacacctgtatatagtgggcacctacattgttttaaaatatgatgattctgagttgaagcatatccaaacagttcacaaaaaaacaaaaactgattttgttCACAAttgtgccgtttccatggtaacggcagccatattaaacttttccatgccataattaaaaagggggaaggatattaaaaatcaaataattaacgaataggtaacgaatagggaataggtaacgaataggtaacgaatagggaatagggaatagggaataggtaacgaataggtaacgaatagggaataggtaacgaattgggaatagggaatagggaataggtaacgaatagggaatagggaataggtaacgaatagggaataggtaacgaataggtaacgaatagggaatagggaataggtaaccaacttgacgcccaTAAAAAACAAcgtcaaccactgaattacaggttccaaGACAACACAAcgacacatacatacagaatgtggcggggtttaactAGTTTGACGGACTCGCCAACCATCATTAACCCGAGATAGTAGTGTTACGACGCAACTTtagaacaaacattaaaaaatatttgaaaaaaaggatgAACTCATGACATcattacaaagcacaaaaataacaaacaactaACACGAACAAAAAGGACACAAAAAAACAGACCTGAGAGTATTCGCAGTAAAAACTTTTCTACAGGTACAGCAAAACTTCCACACTAAAGCATTGTATAATGAAAGAAttaagtaaaagttttaagacatgcacctgtcctaagtcaggaatctgatgttcattTGTTGATCATTGATCCatgagtgtttctcgtttttctatatagataagaccgttggttttcccgtttgaatggttttacactagtcatttcggggccttttatagcttgctgttcggtgtgagccaatgctccatgttgaagaccgtacttttacctataatggttaaattTTACCAAtagtgacttggattgagagttgtctcattaattggcactcatatcacatcttcttatatctttcgtccctctcttatATCTGTGATTACGAAATCCTTGATCACTTAATATAActctttgattttatattgttgaataatgtaaattaattttctgaaatgttcTTGTAATCAAtaatttctatattaaattGCAGTTTATTAGAGACATTTAAACATGCCCTAattatttgaaagatttttttttcacaaattataCATAATGAATTAGTCTGCTTCTAAATAAGACATGTAATACTGTCTGCTTTCCATAAAGACAAACTTTTGATTAATGATATTAACTGCTATTACATAATGAAAGGTTATCAATTATTCCAGCTTAGGAAACGAAAATTAGCATGCGGATTCGCATAGAACGCTTACAGTGTACGGTAATTTCGACATTTGTATTCTCAAAATCAATGAGCCTGTATACTATATAGTAGGTAAAATGTCAATAACCTTTTGAAACTACATATGCGTCAAGCTGTTCTTTTCTGAACCAATTGGCCTATTCAAGCCAAAACTGACTTTACATATCACCAGTGATACTTCCGAGGATGTTGACTACCCTACCCTTTATCACAATGTAACATTACGAATCATGCAAAACTTTTTTCCTCGGCGGAGCTCGAATTTGGATTCTGAGCAGctgtatattatgaaaatgAGATTAATCTAATGCCCTTTTGAagatagacatttttttttgtatttggaaCTCGCAACCTGCAGAAAGGTAGAGaagcttttaaaagttttaacgTCGTCGTGATTTAATAGACACCATGTTTTAGTTTGAATACTGCGATCTCATGGTTGTTACGGGTAGCTGCATAATTTGCTCCAATTTCGTCTCTCTGTAAttacaataacaacaacaatctACGTATTCTGATTTCATTGTCATCGTATCGTAGTCTGAGGTTTTATAACATAGAGTTCCACTCAAGCTGATGCAAGGTGTCGCCTTGAACTCAAATTGACCTGTAAGAATAGTTCCATGTAGAAGGGCAACAACAATGACAGATATGTTTGCCTTGCATTGGTTAGTAAACGTAGATATTGCATGTAATGAAATAGCAGCCAATCAAGATATCAGCCACTTTTTCCAGCAACCAATATTGATGCTATGTCTAAAAACACAAAACTATAACAAACTCGAACGTTCCAAAAATCTCAAAATCTAAGTTAAATGTAATTTAAGAGCGGAATTTGACAACTAACTTCACAGCTAATAGTGCTTCTCTAAGGATTTCAGTCCGTTTTAAATACTAAGAACGATAGCAGCCCTGATATGAACAGATGCTACCAAAAGCGCATACGATACAACACTTCGATGGTCCTGTTTTTCAGAATCTGAAGCGTTATTTAGGTTTCATgtgacaaaatatataaaaatctatacaattcaaaagaaagaaaaaaaagcaaaacaaaacaaaacaaaacaaagcaaGAGAATAAATCATATgcattaaaaatgcatataatGAGACCGATGTGacataaatacatgtttgaagattttttattgcattttatataaatgatatatgttatatttattgcatttttCCTAATAACTAAAACAATATGTCAAGAATATTTCACCCaattattgtacttttaatgttattgacatttaaaaatgGGTTAATATATTCAATGAGACCATAAAATTGCATggaattattaaatattaacaACACTGGAGTGAAAAGGagtaatatttcattaaattggATATTCTTTGtcaattaaaagatttgaattACCAAACGTGTAAAAGTTTATTACCAGGAACCAcctcaatttgtaaaattataaaattaatacaattCAATGCTATATACAACATAATATTGTCGGGGAAAAGTTTTAACTCAGTAAAGTTTCTAAGCAACGTAGTCAGTTATAATTGTGTATTGGACACAAAACGATATAGAATATAACAGAAAAATCAATGGAGAATTTTGGATGCTATTATATTGCCAGTCTCCAATGCccccaaaaatcaaaaatcaaataaaatatagttatccagTTCATAAAAGGGATTGAATTTGATAAAAGCGGAATATTTTCCATAAGACAGATTTATTAGCCTGTCCTTATATTTCTGATCACATTAAAAGTGGCTATTTATAATGCTTTTAGTACAGTCTTTTACAATGTGGGAGTcttatttagaagaaaaatatCATCAGTCTTGGAAATGTATAGTTGTTCCAATGGCACACCAGAGACCCAAAAAGACACTATGTTTTGTCTTTAAGTAGGCCCAattaaatgattgattgattgtttggtgCTTAACGTCCTGTGGTAAATATTTAATACATGTTTAAGACGATCCAATTAACAAGTGTactagaaatattttataaagaagtTAAACTTTCAACAATGGAAGATATAGCACAAAAATCATTGTGCTCATAACACGCTAAAAGATCTGCGTGGCAACACTCGTTATAAAACGAACGCGTACCTCAGATGAACAAATATGCGTTCAAAGTATAAGTTCACACTTCAATCCAGACATTGCCTAAACACATAGTTCAACACTTCccaagactaagcaacacgaatccccaCAAAAACTAGGGGGAGGATTTCATGTGCTCAAAAAacggtaagcagatcctgctccttaTGAGGCACCCgtcttttttctaaaatgtaaGAAAACATAGGTTGTTTATTGGGCTTTTGAGAAGCGCTCTGCGACTGCGAGTATACTCCTAAATCGGCACTTTGcgtcttttgtaaaaaaaaatagcgtTGTTTGTTCCCGATTGGATGAgtgaattaacaaaaaaacatcatcaaagAGCTGTGGTAAGGTTGCAAATTTGACAACTagccaccagagaacaaatgacgaaGATGTTAGAAACTATTTAGGTAGCGTACGGCCTTCTACAacgagcaaatcccataccgtacagccagctataaaaggacatgacaaaatataaatttatctaAATGAGAAAACCTATGGCctcataaatgaaaaacaaacaaacaaacaaatgaaaaaacaatattgatattAACATCTAACATGCATGCTCTAAATTTACGGACTATAGAATTAACATCACCGTATTAAAAACTAATGATGTTATAATCTGTTAGTGCTAAGTTTTCTACTAGTAAAACCAACTTGTAaaccaaatatttgtattttataaaaaaaaaagtaaaggtttatattatttgtagTAAGTTTTAGTAGTCAAAATTAAGTATCGAGGTAAAATTGGCTTTAAAGGATTAGTCTTGAGATTCAAAGATATACCATCAGGTGTAGCGTtatcgattttttttagaaaaattcacGTCTAATAATAATAGTTTCTTGAAACCATATTTCTTAATATGCAGTTATAAAGCTTAcatatctgattaaaaaaatgttttacaatttgtCAATATATGAAAGAAAACTACACACGTTTCCACACCAAACTAGAAATTTTCATCAATAATACATGAAATAGCGAAACCACAATGCGTTAAAACTACATATTTGATAAGAATCAACTGATTAATAAGATAATGTTACTGTAATACTCAAACGACACCATCTTTAATCATCTTTGTTGGCAATTTTTATTTCAGCATATTCGATTTCTTGCGTCAAGTATATGTTACACGAATAACAggtatctatatatattaaagtaagAAACACATTTTCTGTGAAGCCTTCATTCATCAAGCAGTTTGCTAAGTCTAGATGGCCAGAAAACCaccaaaaatgttttacataagCTATTATACCGTTGATAAGGGGGAAACTATATATATTGAAGCGTGTTTCAATAATGAACAGCCGTTTCTTTATAGGCGATTTTTGCAGTGTTCTATATAGAACTAACTCATGTGGTAGCTCTAGAGCATACAAGCTATTAGTAGCCCCAGGGCGTACTCGCCACTAGCCTAGATGCCCTAGATCGTACAACACGCTAGTGACTCTACTGCGTACACGACACTAGTAGTTATAGAGCATACAGTATGCTTGTAATTTTACAAACAACACACTTTTAGTACTAAATGAGCAGCACGACGGATGGATCACATAAAGCAGGATCTGATTACTCTGCCGAAGCACCAGTAATCACCACAGGTTTTttgtgggattcgtgttgctcaatatttagttttctgtgGTTTGTGCTTTGTTTACttttgttagtttgtttgtttgcttgtctgtttgtttttctttcatttagccatgacgttatcattttgttttcaacttatgagtttaaatgtccctttGATATATTTCGCTTCCCTTTTAGAAGCTATATAGAGTGTACACTACTCTAGTAGCTCTAGAGCGTAAACAATACTAGTAGCTCTAAAGCAGACAAGACACTACTAGTAGTTCTAACGCGTACATGAGAATATGTTAAATTATCATActatacaatttataaagtttGGTCTAGAACGTCACGAGAAAATGTACTAGTATACCAAAACAACCAACATACTATTATATGAAACGTAAACAGCGTGGGTTTGTGTAATAACTCTGGAAACATGATGCATTTAAAGCACCAATTCACCGAATACCGCTGTGTACTTGAAGACATGGAGAAGTCGAAAGTATCAATTTACTTGTACCTGACAGACATAATTTCATTCATTAGAGAGCTTACAAATATCAAGTCAGAATTAACGGTATTGTGTGTCAGTCTAATTAGGGAGATCCGCCTTCGTCTCATGAATAATTTGTTAGTTTAACTTTTTTATGTTACATTATCCTCTCACAGTCCCTTATTCGTGACCCTCATATCAAAGATTTTCCTTGTTAGTTCTCATTCATGGTATATTAATGCGAATGGTGAAACTGACACCCACATACAAGtattaaaacacaaatataagtAATAAATATTTCTGATAGTTAATATAGTTAATATGAAAGATTGTTGTCTTTAATCAAAACAACCCCCTTCCCCCGAAAGCAAAGCTAGATGTTAATTTTTAATACCGAGAAGCACTGCATATAACATTTAGGAGATGGGGTATGATACCAATTTCAACAAGTTACCAAAAATTACTGGAAGTTGGCAACTAAAGGCAACATTGCTGTCATATCAAGCTATTCAATGCACACGAAAGGTTAACTTTGTTACATTGTAAAAAATCCAATTCAATCACTAACATATTAACAAATTTTCGAACAGACCTTACCTCAACAAAAGGTAAAAAGAGGTTTCAAAATAACTTTGAATAACTTGGCATTCGGAAGAGCACGAATTAACCAATGACATGTTTGCCTCAGACAGAGACTTGTCCTGATGTCACCCACTAACCAATCATTCTTCTGGGAACCGATTCAACTGAGAAATATAAGGTAggtattaaaaaatcaatttaaacttgAAAGTCTTGACATTCTAGCGCTTCATATAATGTTGGCATCAAGCCCACATAGAGACGGGTTCTTTTCAGTAACACGGGACATTTAAATTCACGAGAATCGTGGGTGAATTATAGTGTGTCAGGGcagctgtttttttgtttaatagaCCACGATACAATCAATTTTAGGCAGGTTTAGTTTGTTTGATTTCTGATCTTTTAAGTCTCATTGGAAATCGTACCACATCTCCaggcattttaaaaatataaatctaggGTAAGTCGTGAATAACTGTATTGCCTATTTACAGCTCCAAATTCTTTCAATTATAACATATACATTCATTATACCcttgtcatttcttttaaatctttatatatgaaTACTGTAGGGAAACTAAAATTTCCAGAATTAATAAGTATAAAACCAGGGCTAGCACACACTTTAGAGGGAGCTAGCGTTTTTCACAAACTGATTCCATATAAGACAAACGTAAACTAGCTTGTcctaagacaataacaatcgaAACCAAGACGTAAactcacaaaaccaaaagacatttacatcaacagttataaataataaatacgAAACAATAcaaacttgttatttttttttattatttataaaattgagaatggaatgtgtcaaaaaaacccaacaaattGACCAAAGATCTGAAAACAGCACAAgttcaccaatgggtcttcaacacacgGCGAGTGAGAGAACCGCACCTGGAAGCGGTCTTCAGCTGTCCCAGTAACaaagatgttttatttaaagGCATGATAATTGGGACATGCGCATAGTTTGCATACTAAGTGAGTAGTGACAGAAGATGAAGacacattgtttattaaaatttatacaataattttCACATCTCGTCCGTTTTCTGACTGTCTGCTTTGTGTGcgtgtttagtttttttgttggttttttttttttttttagggagGATGGGATGGTATACACTTTACCTATCAGGTTTAACCCGCCTATGCATTGGGAGGGTTGATTTTTGGGGTGGTGTAAATGTTGTATGTGTATATCACTAATAAATTAGATGCAAAGAAAACttcatgaaaacaaaataaactttattaGTATTCGAACAAAAGATACAGAGTTATCTAGCAAACAGCAAGTACAAGcttcatttcttattttatcCAATATtggtaaataataatttttatataacctTCACTTTGTcacttatataaataatataaccaGTAACTAAGACATAGTATTTCAGTAACATTTAATTGCTAATGCATGATGTGGATGATCGACAGAAGCGGAATAGCTCATATTTCCTTTTcagtatataatataattttcattccgaaattgataaaaaatcttttcagtTATATATTGAGTCACAGagataaaatttcaattaaggTAACACAAGTCAATTCCATATATGAAGAATGTGTTTTATGTCATAATTTTCtgcaaattatttaaatcaattaaagtTACATAACTGTTTCTTTACAATTATTGTTCTGATGCCAAATTGGTTCTATAAAGAAGaaggaataaaaaaagaaagacaaagaTCACTTTgtgatatattgaaaatatagcAAAACTGTAGTCATGGTTATGAAAGAGAAGAACTGATATTGATAGCGATGATACACATCCATTTTTACTATTAACCTTCGTCACTGCGCTTGATTTTAACAGCATATGCATATAGTCTTTGAAATTCGTTCGAACGCATCAAgtaattacattgtatttgtgATAATCACTCCGACCTGAATATTCCGTTGAACTATCAGTATTCGATTTGAAGTGACTAAAAATGGCATCGTTGATCAATTTCCAATTTTGATGTTGacatcagaaattaaaaaagtccATATATCGTAAGCAGACAAGTTTTCACTCGGTGTTGTAGGTAGTCACatgtttattttagtttaatgATAATGACATCTATCTGCAAAAGTTTTTCTAATGATGTTGATATTATACGAATGAGCAAGTACTATTTACGATAAATTAACATGTGATTGTGAACAAATCTAAAACAATAAGGGCGAAAAATCCGCAAAACTTCTAAAATATTAGATAAATCATCAATAAAAACTATCGAGaagaaaactttttgaaatattttcctaAACGTTTATGTATGATAGCAAATTTTATTGGTTGGCAAACGTAACATTTTCGTTGCCATAAATTAATTACGAACCTACGCGTTTAAATAATAATCTTGATTTGCATTCTTAACAGCTTAGAATTATGTCCCCCTGGAATATTTCAACTGGAATTCGATACACTTATTCAATTCCATTTCTTGTTGAAAACTCTAGAGGATGTCCAAATTGATATTTGACGGCAATCTGTCCATAGCACTCGTGTAAACGTCACCAATAATAAAAGTTATCTGTAAACAGCACAAACAAATTGTGGAAGAAAACGACACTTTACGTAATGAATTACGAACTTCATTAATCATCTACTCTGTTTTCCTACTATttagatacttttttttatacctatGTATGTTCTTATCCAGTTCATTTCAAAGGCAGTTACTCTCGAGAATATAAAAACCGCAAAAATGACCAcatctaaaaaaatgttttaaattttattacttATCCTATTTGAGATTGTCAAAGCATAATTAATAATGTTTTAACAATGATGTGCCAAATATTAGCCTGTCAAAGCAAGACTGATTATCGCTTCCAATGAAAAAGTTCACACTTAAATTTTTTGGTTTTGctcttgaaaaaataaaaaatcttaaaaatttcaatgtcttgttttgtttcaaaattactAACAGAATCAGTTCATTTTAGTCAGGTTAATGAACAAACGGAACTCCAACAGAATAAGTCTTAAAACaacttttcagaaaaaaaatacttttatatacTTGAGTGTTAGCGACCTTTTTTTGGTTTAGATCCCTTAATACttttacttttcaataaattcagtttataataaatctttaaattcaCTTGGAATGCGACAATTATTCCCTTGACCATTTATCCTTTTTTTCTATTCCTATATCAcactattttgtttttaacaaaataaatatatttttgatgcattttaaactttattgttacaaaatatgtttttctgaagatcattttgaataatatatGGCATATATTGTGACGTCAACATTACGTCACACTTGAAGACCACCTTCAATCAGCCTATTCAGCATGAATTGTACATCGAACCACTCTTCCTGAGGCATTCCCATTTTCAACAATGGTCTCTCGTCACCAGTCAGTACTGCCATAAAAGCTTGATGAAGATTTTCTTCTGTTTGTGGGTCCATTCCAACCATAAGTTTTACCTCTTCCAAATCTGACGACACTAcgaaaaaagaaatttagaaatgtaaaaaaatgtaaaaaaatgtaaaaaaaaataattttggatgtaacgcgtttTCTGATCGGGCTGACAAtgttatgtctatgagctgataaatgctttttttctataattaacATGTTCAAAAGATgtcatttattacaaaaatgtaataaaatggttttttttctctgataTTGAAAGTCTTATCAatcttaaaaaatgttttatctaatTAACTATGTATTAATTTGGCAAATTGTTCTCTTATACGTCACGTACTAAATCAACAATTGCTATAATATAGAAAGCACAATTTTgagattatatttattttgtctagCTAATTCAAATCTATCTGACTGAGTAAATAAAAGGAATATGAAACGAAAACACAACTTATGAGATTAGTTATATTCTGGTCATGTATCCGTCAGATAAATAactattttatgaaaacttAGGCAAAATAAGGAAAGAAATCTATAACTCGTTTCTATTTccatttttattaatatcacATTTCTGATAATAAACAATTCAGATTGaattatataagataaaaaatagtttgtcatggttttaacataaaaacacaTTGATTATACCTAATtaatataccaaataaaaaatataaggcGAATACAATAtgatattgttttgttgttttgaattATCAGAGACGAAATTGAATACTGGAtgatatgaaattgaaaaattaccatGCAAAAtagtctttttgaaaaattaccatCTCTACGATTTGTTAATGAAGAAAAATCCCTATAAATGTTtgagttttaatatatatttatcctaATCCGACAATGGCCTAGTAATcggtatgtatatataatttatatgcGGCAGTGTTGCGGTAAGTAGAATTTAGACAAATTTCCATGCTCTGCTCAGGGATTATAAGTTTCCACGTTCCAAGAAGTCTTCACAACTGGTTGGCCATGTGCGCACTTACTGGTgaattttatgtacaaaacatcATCACAGGGTCATCCTAAGTGATAAGGGATTATgcaatattttacataaaaatatgacatattttaaagaatttctCCCACAATACTTACCAACCAGACTATGAGCTACTAACTCTGGTGATGCTCCATTAAATAATGCAGGGATTATCCAATGTTCATTTTTGATTAGAAAATCCTCCAGATCTCCTATTGAA comes from the Mytilus trossulus isolate FHL-02 chromosome 3, PNRI_Mtr1.1.1.hap1, whole genome shotgun sequence genome and includes:
- the LOC134712052 gene encoding neuropeptide prohormone-4-like isoform X2, coding for MRLLGRQEIIVYLLGLLCACVYGMKIDFSRLRQIRRPYIEKRNNQCSGNPCEEDKPFLCRSSPTCIALEQVCDSIPQCPDGFDESPALCNAKKRPSIGDLEDFLIKNEHWIIPALFNGASPELVAHSLVVSSDLEEVKLMVGMDPQTEENLHQAFMAVLTGDERPLLKMGMPQEEWFDVQFMLNRLIEGGLQV